In Flavobacterium okayamense, a single window of DNA contains:
- a CDS encoding glycoside hydrolase family 19 protein encodes MQQKLLTYLIVFLSFAVQKSLAQSNQNIDNLITSSNWNSLFPQRAGTQSGHPQGYTSDFYSFNNFKQAVDEMADYLVKIRKKQGVWGELITVTKKSTNTTYVYSDVESWWYSNPTAETVIDVDFQDFANTSSNVNNKRELAAFLANISKETTGGWQLPVGGGSSGDYAIWGLYFVHEVGYNSSNGAGTYSQAHADYPPNPAVGYYGRGPIQLSWNYNYGAFSKFLYNDINVLLNNPDLVQQDGVLAFKSAIWFWMMPQCPKPSCHQVMQELWEAETGDYSMNKMYKKGFAHTNNIINGGLECRNTSSSAFTQKVVLRSELYKYYLSILGFSPTEIASEDSGEYSTLCYESSTNTMQDYVSCNLTTLTTQEFDLNKIKVYPNPVVNSLTIDYINKLDKIEVYDVTGKKYIDLKPESNNLTLDFSKFNNGIYFIKLVLNKNTLTYKIVKS; translated from the coding sequence ATGCAACAAAAATTACTAACCTATTTAATCGTTTTTTTATCATTTGCGGTTCAAAAATCTTTAGCGCAAAGCAATCAAAATATTGATAATTTAATTACATCTAGTAATTGGAATTCTCTTTTTCCCCAAAGAGCAGGAACTCAATCAGGACATCCGCAAGGATACACGAGTGACTTTTATTCTTTTAACAATTTTAAACAAGCGGTTGATGAAATGGCAGATTATCTCGTTAAAATTAGAAAGAAGCAAGGTGTTTGGGGTGAATTGATTACAGTTACTAAAAAGTCTACTAATACTACTTATGTGTATTCTGATGTGGAATCGTGGTGGTATTCAAATCCAACGGCAGAAACTGTAATCGATGTAGATTTTCAGGATTTTGCAAATACATCTTCAAACGTTAATAACAAAAGAGAATTAGCTGCTTTTTTAGCAAATATTTCCAAAGAAACAACGGGCGGTTGGCAATTGCCAGTTGGAGGAGGCTCTTCAGGAGATTATGCGATTTGGGGGTTGTATTTTGTACATGAAGTTGGGTATAATAGTTCAAATGGAGCGGGAACGTATTCTCAAGCTCATGCAGATTATCCACCAAATCCAGCGGTGGGATATTATGGAAGAGGGCCGATACAGTTGTCATGGAATTACAATTATGGAGCCTTTAGTAAATTTTTATATAACGATATAAATGTTTTGTTGAATAATCCAGATTTAGTGCAGCAAGATGGTGTTTTGGCTTTTAAATCGGCTATTTGGTTTTGGATGATGCCACAATGTCCTAAACCTTCATGTCATCAAGTTATGCAAGAACTATGGGAAGCGGAAACAGGAGATTATTCTATGAATAAAATGTATAAAAAGGGATTTGCACATACAAACAATATAATAAATGGCGGATTAGAATGTAGAAATACTTCGTCCTCAGCTTTTACACAAAAAGTAGTTTTACGTTCAGAATTGTATAAATATTATTTATCAATTTTAGGTTTTTCACCCACAGAAATTGCTTCCGAAGACAGTGGAGAGTATTCAACGTTGTGCTACGAAAGTTCAACAAATACAATGCAAGATTATGTAAGTTGTAATTTAACAACTTTAACGACACAAGAATTTGATTTGAATAAAATTAAAGTCTATCCTAATCCTGTAGTTAATAGTTTAACAATTGATTATATTAACAAATTAGATAAAATTGAAGTTTATGATGTTACGGGTAAAAAATATATTGACTTGAAACCAGAAAGTAATAATCTAACTTTAGACTTTTCAAAATTTAATAATGGAATTTACTTTATTAAATTAGTTTTGAATAAAAATACTTTAACATATAAAATCGTTAAGTCCTAA
- a CDS encoding response regulator transcription factor: MSLKILILDDHKVFSESLKLVLETHDFEVMNVTNPKMALSLIKTQNIDILISDIEMPEMNGVDFIKLIKEDSPNIEHEPKIIVLTTYKKINLFKKLIALGIDAYLSKNVTHIELLSVINKVISGEKYYEASIYNEYLKSNKNSSDIEFTVRELDVLKLIMEEKTTAEIAEELGISNYTVEGHRKNLLQKTNSKNVVGLIKYTLVNNLI, from the coding sequence ATGTCCCTTAAAATTTTAATATTAGACGACCATAAAGTTTTTTCCGAAAGTTTAAAATTGGTTTTGGAAACCCATGATTTTGAAGTCATGAATGTTACCAACCCAAAAATGGCGCTCAGTTTAATAAAAACCCAAAACATTGATATTTTAATATCAGATATTGAAATGCCAGAAATGAATGGAGTTGATTTTATAAAACTAATCAAAGAAGATTCTCCAAATATTGAACATGAACCTAAAATAATTGTATTAACGACGTACAAAAAAATAAATCTTTTTAAAAAATTAATAGCATTAGGAATTGATGCTTACTTGAGTAAAAATGTAACCCACATAGAATTGTTAAGTGTAATTAACAAAGTAATTTCTGGTGAAAAATATTATGAAGCTTCTATTTATAATGAATACTTGAAATCTAATAAGAATAGCTCAGATATTGAGTTTACAGTAAGAGAATTAGATGTTTTAAAATTAATCATGGAAGAAAAAACTACTGCAGAAATTGCCGAAGAATTGGGGATATCTAATTATACCGTTGAAGGACATCGTAAAAATCTTCTACAAAAAACGAATTCAAAAAATGTTGTTGGCTTAATAAAATATACATTAGTAAACAATTTAATTTAA
- a CDS encoding tail fiber domain-containing protein → MKRFSISLLTFFSIFNLYAQVGIGTTSPNGALDINSTTQGLIIPRVSLSNITIAAPVVNPISGGNPLTSTLVYNTNTSSAGINSVFPGFYYWDGSKWVRLIAEQSWLLSGNSNTNPSTNFLGTLDNNDLIFKRNNIQAGRLSETNTSFGVEALQSNATGNNNTAFGAGALKTNTTGFQNTAIGKSSLMLNSSGNYNVALGYSSLERNTTGILNTAIGHSSLYNNLNGRSNVAVGKSSMERNISGMNNTALGYNSLYNNQTGNDNIAIGKGAMERNINGGRNIALGNSSLYNSQTTSNCLSIGHDSQTSNLSGQYNISFGNNSLFANQSGSNNIAIGHNAFNLGNFNNSIAIGSNSAITSDNQVRIGNNSTTSIGGFTSWTNVSDKRFKKNINYENVPGLDFILKLKPVSYNLNQEIIASFLKTDVKSSSNYLQTGFIAQEVDAAAQEINFDFSGIDRPKNEDDFYGLRYAEFVVPLTKSIQEQQEMIEVLQNEVAYLKQKIEEILSKKQTP, encoded by the coding sequence ATGAAAAGATTTAGTATTTCTTTATTAACCTTTTTTTCAATCTTCAATCTTTATGCTCAAGTTGGAATTGGAACAACAAGCCCTAATGGTGCTTTAGATATTAACTCAACTACTCAAGGATTAATAATTCCAAGAGTTTCTTTATCAAACATTACAATTGCGGCTCCAGTTGTTAATCCTATTTCTGGAGGAAACCCATTAACGAGTACTTTAGTTTACAACACCAATACATCTTCAGCTGGTATAAATTCTGTATTTCCAGGTTTTTATTATTGGGATGGTTCAAAATGGGTAAGATTAATTGCAGAGCAAAGTTGGTTGCTTAGTGGAAATTCAAATACAAATCCATCAACTAATTTTTTAGGAACTTTAGATAATAATGATTTAATTTTCAAAAGAAACAATATACAAGCTGGTCGATTATCAGAAACCAATACTTCCTTTGGAGTTGAAGCATTACAATCAAATGCTACAGGAAATAACAATACTGCTTTTGGCGCTGGTGCTCTTAAAACAAATACAACCGGATTTCAAAATACAGCCATAGGTAAATCGAGTTTGATGCTTAATTCTTCAGGGAATTATAATGTTGCTCTAGGGTATAGTTCTTTAGAAAGAAACACAACAGGAATTTTAAATACTGCGATTGGACATTCGAGTTTGTATAATAATTTAAACGGAAGAAGTAATGTTGCTGTGGGTAAATCTTCAATGGAAAGAAATATTTCAGGAATGAATAATACAGCTCTTGGATATAATTCGTTATATAACAATCAAACAGGTAATGATAATATTGCTATAGGAAAAGGAGCAATGGAACGTAATATAAATGGAGGAAGAAACATTGCATTAGGTAATTCAAGTTTATATAACAGCCAAACAACTTCAAACTGTTTGTCTATTGGTCACGATTCACAAACTTCAAACCTATCAGGGCAATATAATATTTCATTTGGTAATAATAGTTTATTTGCTAATCAAAGTGGAAGCAATAATATAGCTATTGGTCACAATGCATTTAATTTGGGAAATTTTAATAACTCAATTGCGATAGGTAGTAATTCGGCAATAACTTCAGATAATCAGGTTCGTATTGGTAATAATTCTACAACAAGTATTGGCGGATTTACAAGTTGGACTAATGTTTCAGATAAAAGATTTAAAAAGAACATTAATTATGAGAATGTCCCAGGATTAGATTTTATTTTAAAATTAAAACCTGTTAGCTATAATCTAAATCAAGAAATAATAGCATCATTTTTAAAAACTGACGTTAAATCGAGCAGTAATTATTTACAAACAGGTTTCATTGCACAAGAAGTTGATGCGGCAGCTCAAGAAATAAATTTTGATTTTAGTGGAATAGATAGACCAAAAAACGAAGATGACTTTTACGGATTGCGTTATGCTGAGTTTGTAGTTCCATTAACTAAATCAATACAAGAACAACAAGAAATGATTGAAGTATTGCAAAATGAAGTCGCTTATTTAAAACAAAAAATAGAAGAAATTTTAAGCAAAAAACAAACCCCCTGA
- a CDS encoding tail fiber domain-containing protein, with protein MKIIKLLLVICVFQISFAQVGIGTTSPHPSSILHLNSTTSGLLIPRLTASQKVAVVSPATGLLIYQTDGAAGFWYFNGSVWVPFGGGTIYTFNNGLTLTGSNAQLGGKLVKTTTLDLDNYDFTIRTNSSSTYPGEFTIEGENREIMQTRFKDNYVEFGGWAFLGTSVDGTNLTTSGGDNYTIDVVAGFQSDGAIGGSSIKMGSVEHIMDGISELYIDAPGGFHPRNDQTSSFGSSLGASSKRWASVYANNGVIQTSDIRLKKNISPISYGLKEVLKLNPITYNWKENKVGNTVIPQEQQELKLGFSAQELLNILPEVVQTHSWVPADEKGTFKRVENEKLGVNYSEIIPVLVNAIKEQQKEIDELKALIKKQ; from the coding sequence ATGAAAATCATAAAATTACTCTTAGTTATTTGCGTGTTTCAAATCAGTTTTGCACAAGTTGGAATTGGCACAACGAGTCCACATCCAAGTTCAATATTGCATCTTAATAGCACAACGTCAGGTTTATTAATACCTCGATTAACAGCTAGTCAAAAAGTTGCTGTTGTTTCCCCGGCAACAGGATTGTTAATTTATCAAACAGACGGAGCTGCTGGGTTTTGGTACTTTAATGGCAGTGTTTGGGTGCCTTTTGGAGGAGGAACTATTTATACATTTAATAATGGGTTAACACTAACTGGGAGTAATGCACAACTTGGAGGTAAACTAGTAAAAACAACTACACTAGATCTAGATAACTATGATTTTACCATTCGAACAAACTCTAGTTCAACTTATCCAGGAGAGTTTACCATTGAGGGTGAAAATAGAGAAATAATGCAAACTCGTTTTAAAGACAATTATGTAGAGTTTGGTGGTTGGGCTTTTTTAGGTACGAGCGTAGATGGAACTAATTTAACAACTAGTGGTGGAGATAATTATACAATTGATGTAGTTGCAGGATTTCAAAGCGATGGAGCAATAGGCGGATCTTCAATTAAAATGGGTTCTGTAGAACATATTATGGATGGAATAAGTGAGTTGTATATTGATGCGCCAGGCGGTTTTCATCCAAGAAATGATCAAACAAGTTCTTTCGGTAGCTCACTTGGAGCATCTTCAAAAAGATGGGCTTCGGTTTATGCAAATAATGGAGTTATTCAAACTTCTGATATTAGATTAAAGAAGAATATAAGTCCAATTTCCTATGGTTTAAAAGAAGTTTTAAAGCTTAATCCGATTACATACAATTGGAAAGAAAATAAAGTAGGAAATACGGTAATTCCACAAGAACAACAAGAATTAAAGCTTGGTTTTTCTGCTCAAGAGCTTTTAAATATTCTTCCAGAAGTAGTACAAACACATAGTTGGGTTCCAGCTGATGAGAAGGGTACTTTTAAACGTGTTGAAAATGAAAAATTAGGAGTTAATTATTCTGAAATAATTCCTGTTTTAGTCAATGCTATTAAAGAACAACAAAAAGAAATTGACGAATTAAAAGCCCTTATTAAGAAACAATAA
- a CDS encoding DUF3098 domain-containing protein, whose protein sequence is MKNNDNNNEFLFGKTNYKILIVGIVLIALGFILMSGGGSDDPNVFNEEIFNFRRIRLAPTIVLAGFGVVIYSIFKKDK, encoded by the coding sequence ATGAAAAACAACGATAACAACAACGAATTTTTATTCGGAAAAACCAACTATAAAATCTTAATTGTTGGAATTGTATTAATTGCTTTAGGATTTATCTTAATGAGCGGTGGTGGAAGTGACGACCCTAATGTTTTTAATGAAGAAATTTTCAATTTTAGAAGAATTCGTTTAGCTCCAACTATTGTTTTAGCAGGATTTGGTGTAGTAATTTATTCAATTTTTAAAAAAGATAAATAA
- a CDS encoding cell division protein FtsX, with product MASSFEKYQKRRLISSYFSVVLSIFLVLFLLGALGLFVINSKKITNDFKENIPMTVYFKNEAKDSVLNAFDTELKNARFIKEYAFVHKDSAAKNNVDIVGKDFMEFLGFNPLQNSFDINLKGDYVVADSIKQIERDIKKNEFVSDIIYDKALVDLVNNNIKRISFWILIISAFLAVIAMLLINSSLRLSIYSHRFTIKTMQMVGATKSFIRKPFIWRSIKLGLIGSALAIIALLGLVFYADKWLPNLGIAKDYLSLGIVFGGVLLVGIIITWISTFFATQRFLNLKTDDLY from the coding sequence ATGGCTTCATCTTTTGAAAAGTATCAAAAAAGACGTTTAATTTCTTCTTATTTTTCAGTTGTTTTGAGTATTTTCTTAGTGCTTTTTTTATTAGGTGCTTTGGGATTATTTGTAATTAACTCAAAAAAAATAACGAACGATTTTAAAGAAAATATCCCGATGACGGTTTATTTTAAAAACGAAGCTAAAGACAGCGTGTTGAATGCTTTTGATACGGAGTTGAAAAATGCTCGTTTTATTAAAGAATATGCATTTGTTCATAAAGATAGCGCTGCTAAAAACAATGTAGATATTGTTGGTAAAGACTTTATGGAATTTTTAGGATTCAATCCGCTTCAAAATTCTTTCGACATTAATTTAAAAGGTGATTATGTTGTAGCTGACAGTATCAAACAAATTGAACGCGATATTAAGAAGAATGAATTTGTTTCAGATATTATCTACGATAAAGCTTTAGTAGATTTAGTAAACAACAATATTAAACGTATTAGCTTTTGGATTTTAATTATAAGTGCTTTTTTAGCAGTTATTGCAATGTTACTAATTAACAGCTCTTTACGTTTATCAATTTATTCACACCGATTTACTATTAAAACCATGCAAATGGTTGGCGCAACAAAATCATTTATTAGAAAACCTTTTATTTGGAGAAGCATAAAATTAGGTTTAATTGGTTCGGCTTTAGCGATTATTGCATTATTAGGATTGGTTTTTTATGCCGATAAATGGCTACCTAACTTAGGTATCGCTAAAGATTACCTTTCATTAGGAATTGTATTTGGTGGAGTTTTACTTGTGGGCATAATAATAACTTGGATTAGTACGTTCTTTGCAACGCAACGATTCCTTAATTTAAAAACTGACGATTTATATTAA
- a CDS encoding leucine--tRNA ligase: protein MKYFHNEIEAKWQQYWAKNQTFKAENNSELPKYYVLDMFPYPSGAGLHVGHPLGYIASDIVARYKRHQGFNVLHPQGYDSFGLPAEQYAIQTGQHPEKTTKENIARYREQLDKIGFSFDWSREVRTSNPEYYKWTQWIFIQLFESWYNNKSNKAESICTLIQEFEKNGNSQLDAVCDDEVKSFSAEEWNAFSSEEQQRILLQYRLTYLAETEVNWCPALGTVLANDEIVNGVSERGGHPVIRKKMTQWSMRISAYAERLLQGLETIDWTESLKESQRNWIGKSVGASVSFKVKESNAIIEVFTTRPDTIFGVTFMTLAPEHELVAQITTSEQKEAVEAYIEATAKRSERERMADVKTISGVFTGAYAEHPFTKEPIPIWIGDYVLAGYGTGAVMAVPCGDERDYAFANFFKGTNGMPEIKNIFNQDISEEAFAGKEGFELVNSDFLNGLGYKEGTKKAIEALENIGAGKAKVNYRLRDAVFSRQRYWGEPFPVYYVNGLPQMIDKKHLPIVLPEVEKYLPTEDGQPPLGNATVWAWDTKTNTVVSSSAVENKTVFPLELNTMPGWAGSSWYWMRYMDANNTEDFASEEALNYWQNVDLYIGGSEHATGHLLYSRFWNKFLKDRGIAPTEEPFQKLINQGMILGESAFLFILQTRFGEKSGQTQVIISKELYSEIINGGSISLLPKQLADFLEERMNSQVEFNQDLNGLPFNFICYKTPIDVNYVNLKNEIVVEELDKNNRYKIDILNSSYYDGNVIIEGDEIKVLSVYREVEKMSKSKYNVVNPDDICEEYGADTLRLYEMFLGPLEQAKPWNTAGITGVYGFLKKLWRLYFDDNGFIVTNEEPTKDMYKSLHKTIKKVTEDIENFSFNTSVSQFMICVNELAQQKCHHRAILEPLAIIVAPYAPHIAEELWSALGYEGSIAKVPFPKFEASHLVESAKEYPVSFNGKMRFKIELPLDLSKEQIEEIVMEDERTQAQLQGRTPKNVIIVPGKIINIVG, encoded by the coding sequence ATGAAATATTTCCACAACGAAATAGAAGCCAAATGGCAACAATATTGGGCCAAAAACCAAACGTTTAAAGCTGAAAACAATAGCGAGTTACCTAAATATTATGTGTTAGACATGTTTCCTTATCCTTCTGGAGCAGGATTACACGTTGGGCATCCACTAGGTTACATTGCTTCAGATATTGTTGCGCGCTATAAACGCCATCAAGGTTTCAATGTGTTACATCCACAAGGTTACGATTCGTTTGGATTACCTGCAGAGCAATATGCGATTCAAACAGGGCAACATCCTGAAAAAACAACAAAAGAAAATATTGCGCGTTACCGTGAGCAATTAGATAAAATCGGATTTTCATTTGATTGGAGTAGAGAAGTACGTACTTCAAATCCAGAGTATTACAAATGGACACAATGGATTTTTATTCAATTATTCGAATCTTGGTACAACAACAAATCGAATAAGGCCGAAAGTATTTGCACTTTAATTCAAGAGTTTGAAAAAAATGGAAATAGCCAATTAGATGCAGTTTGCGATGATGAGGTAAAATCATTTTCAGCTGAAGAATGGAATGCCTTTTCGTCTGAAGAACAACAAAGAATTTTATTACAATATAGATTAACTTATTTAGCCGAAACCGAAGTAAACTGGTGTCCGGCTTTGGGTACAGTTTTAGCGAATGATGAAATCGTAAACGGTGTTTCAGAACGTGGCGGACATCCTGTGATTCGTAAAAAAATGACCCAATGGTCGATGCGAATTTCCGCTTACGCAGAACGTTTGTTACAAGGGTTAGAAACGATTGATTGGACTGAATCTTTAAAAGAATCACAACGTAACTGGATTGGAAAATCGGTTGGTGCTTCTGTATCTTTTAAGGTTAAAGAAAGCAATGCAATTATCGAAGTTTTTACCACACGTCCTGATACTATTTTCGGTGTTACGTTTATGACATTGGCTCCAGAGCACGAATTAGTTGCTCAAATTACTACTTCTGAACAAAAAGAAGCAGTTGAAGCTTATATTGAAGCAACTGCGAAACGTTCGGAAAGAGAGCGTATGGCCGATGTAAAAACTATATCAGGTGTATTTACTGGCGCTTATGCGGAACATCCATTTACTAAAGAACCAATTCCAATTTGGATTGGCGATTACGTTTTGGCAGGTTACGGAACGGGTGCTGTAATGGCAGTTCCTTGTGGAGATGAACGCGATTATGCGTTTGCGAATTTCTTCAAAGGAACTAACGGAATGCCTGAAATTAAGAATATTTTCAATCAAGATATTTCTGAAGAAGCGTTTGCTGGAAAAGAAGGTTTCGAATTAGTAAATTCTGATTTCTTAAATGGTTTAGGTTATAAAGAAGGAACTAAAAAAGCGATTGAAGCTTTAGAAAATATAGGTGCAGGAAAAGCAAAAGTAAACTATCGTTTACGTGATGCGGTTTTCTCTCGTCAAAGATATTGGGGTGAACCTTTTCCTGTGTATTACGTAAATGGTTTACCACAAATGATTGACAAAAAACATTTGCCAATTGTTTTGCCAGAAGTGGAAAAATATTTACCAACAGAAGACGGTCAGCCACCATTAGGAAACGCAACCGTTTGGGCTTGGGATACTAAAACAAATACGGTTGTCAGTTCGAGCGCAGTCGAGAACAAAACCGTGTTTCCACTTGAACTAAACACTATGCCAGGTTGGGCAGGAAGTTCTTGGTATTGGATGCGTTATATGGATGCTAACAATACGGAAGATTTTGCAAGCGAAGAAGCTTTAAATTATTGGCAAAATGTAGATTTATATATTGGAGGAAGCGAACACGCAACAGGACATTTATTGTATTCTCGTTTTTGGAACAAATTCTTGAAAGATAGAGGTATTGCACCAACAGAAGAACCATTCCAAAAATTGATTAATCAAGGGATGATTTTGGGTGAAAGTGCCTTTCTTTTTATTTTACAAACAAGATTTGGTGAGAAAAGCGGTCAAACTCAAGTCATTATTTCAAAAGAATTATATTCTGAAATAATAAATGGAGGTTCAATAAGTTTATTGCCGAAGCAGTTAGCTGATTTTCTTGAAGAAAGAATGAATTCACAAGTTGAATTTAACCAAGATTTAAATGGATTACCTTTTAACTTCATTTGTTATAAAACACCAATTGATGTTAACTATGTTAATTTGAAAAATGAAATTGTTGTTGAAGAATTAGATAAGAATAATAGATATAAAATTGATATTTTAAATTCTTCTTATTATGATGGAAATGTAATTATTGAAGGTGATGAAATTAAAGTTCTTTCTGTTTATAGAGAAGTTGAAAAAATGTCAAAATCGAAATACAACGTAGTCAATCCAGATGATATTTGTGAAGAATATGGTGCCGATACTTTACGTTTGTATGAAATGTTCTTAGGGCCATTAGAGCAAGCAAAACCTTGGAATACGGCTGGTATTACTGGTGTTTATGGTTTCTTAAAAAAATTATGGCGTTTGTATTTTGACGATAATGGTTTTATTGTAACCAACGAAGAGCCTACAAAAGACATGTACAAATCGTTACACAAAACAATTAAGAAAGTAACAGAAGATATCGAGAATTTCTCATTTAACACTTCGGTTTCTCAGTTTATGATTTGTGTGAATGAGTTGGCACAACAAAAATGTCACCACAGAGCTATTTTAGAACCTTTAGCAATTATTGTTGCTCCTTATGCGCCACATATTGCAGAAGAATTATGGAGTGCTTTAGGTTATGAAGGTTCGATTGCAAAAGTTCCATTCCCTAAATTTGAAGCCAGTCACTTAGTGGAAAGTGCAAAAGAATATCCGGTTTCATTTAATGGAAAAATGCGTTTTAAAATTGAATTGCCTTTAGATTTGTCAAAAGAACAAATTGAAGAGATTGTAATGGAAGATGAAAGAACACAAGCACAATTGCAAGGAAGAACTCCTAAAAATGTAATAATTGTACCTGGAAAGATTATTAATATAGTAGGGTAA
- a CDS encoding zinc metallopeptidase, which translates to MGMSYMILAGAIMLASWLVSNRLKSKFEHYSKLHLQNGMSGAEIAEKMLHDNGIYDVKVISTPGRLTDHYNPSDKTVNLSEAVYNQRNAAAAAVAAHEVGHAVQHAQAYSWLTMRSKLVPVVQVASSFVQWILLAGILLINTFPQLLLVGIVVFSATTLFSIITLPVEYDASNRALAWLENKRMLTQQEHNGAKDALKWAARTYVVAAIGSIGTLLYYIMIYMNRR; encoded by the coding sequence ATGGGAATGAGTTATATGATATTAGCAGGAGCTATTATGTTGGCTAGTTGGTTAGTGAGTAATAGGCTTAAATCTAAATTTGAACATTATTCAAAATTGCATTTACAAAATGGTATGAGTGGCGCAGAAATTGCAGAAAAAATGTTACACGATAATGGAATTTATGATGTAAAAGTGATTTCAACGCCCGGTCGTTTAACAGATCATTACAATCCTAGTGATAAGACTGTGAATTTGTCAGAGGCAGTTTATAACCAAAGAAACGCTGCTGCTGCTGCTGTAGCGGCGCATGAGGTTGGGCACGCTGTGCAACATGCACAAGCTTACAGTTGGTTAACTATGCGTTCAAAACTAGTACCAGTTGTGCAGGTAGCTTCTAGTTTTGTGCAATGGATTTTGTTAGCAGGAATTTTATTAATTAATACATTTCCTCAATTATTATTAGTTGGAATTGTAGTTTTTTCCGCAACTACATTGTTTTCTATAATTACCTTACCAGTTGAATATGATGCTAGTAATAGAGCGTTAGCTTGGTTAGAAAACAAAAGAATGTTAACTCAACAGGAGCATAATGGGGCGAAAGATGCGCTAAAATGGGCTGCTAGAACATATGTAGTGGCTGCAATTGGTTCTATTGGAACGCTGTTATATTACATTATGATTTATATGAACAGAAGATAA
- a CDS encoding Lrp/AsnC family transcriptional regulator, which translates to MKINQLQIEIDGIDKEILRDLMEDARKPILQIANKIGISGAAIHQRLRKLEQAGVISGSKFVVDTKVLGYSTMAFVGIYLDKAMSNPEAVRELRKIPEVLECHYTTGNWSILIKVICKDNEHLMQLLNKKIQQIEGVSRTETFISLDQQIERQIQL; encoded by the coding sequence ATGAAAATTAACCAACTTCAAATAGAAATTGATGGTATCGACAAAGAAATTCTTCGCGATTTAATGGAAGACGCTAGAAAGCCTATTTTACAAATCGCAAACAAAATTGGGATTTCTGGAGCTGCAATTCATCAAAGATTACGAAAACTAGAACAAGCTGGTGTAATTTCAGGTTCTAAATTTGTAGTTGACACAAAAGTTTTAGGTTATAGTACAATGGCATTTGTAGGGATTTATCTCGATAAAGCAATGAGTAATCCTGAGGCAGTTCGAGAACTTAGAAAAATTCCAGAAGTTTTAGAATGCCATTATACCACAGGTAACTGGAGCATTTTGATAAAAGTTATCTGTAAAGACAACGAACACTTAATGCAATTATTGAACAAAAAAATCCAACAAATAGAAGGTGTTTCCCGAACTGAAACATTTATATCCTTAGACCAACAAATTGAAAGACAGATACAATTATAA